A section of the Ornithinimicrobium sufpigmenti genome encodes:
- a CDS encoding TfoX/Sxy family protein, translated as MAYDEELAQRVRDLLRDEADVTEKKMFGGLAFLLADHMAVAVGEDGLMFRIEPGTGEAQVGGHVREQVMGDRVMTGWLHVDTAGLTTADELCAVVDRGTATARALPPK; from the coding sequence ATGGCGTATGACGAGGAGCTGGCCCAGCGGGTCCGTGACCTGCTGCGGGACGAGGCCGACGTCACCGAGAAGAAGATGTTCGGCGGTCTGGCGTTCCTGCTCGCGGACCACATGGCCGTGGCGGTGGGCGAGGACGGCCTCATGTTCCGCATCGAGCCGGGCACGGGCGAGGCGCAGGTCGGCGGCCACGTGCGGGAGCAGGTCATGGGGGACCGGGTGATGACCGGATGGCTGCACGTCGATACGGCCGGGCTGACCACAGCGGACGAGCTGTGCGCCGTCGTCGACCGTGGGACGGCGACGGCGCGGGCACTGCCGCCGAAGTAG
- a CDS encoding ATP-binding cassette domain-containing protein, with product MAEETRGPGPRAAAPAVELRGVDRQYRRPRTSLRESPPVVHAVRDVSLSIERGERFGIVGESGSGKSTLLRLICGLDQPTAGEIYVEGRPVHDQPGRRLGWLRQTVQLVFQDPMSSLDPRMRVGEIVAEPLVAQGRREGSAARVAELLERVGLSADMVDRYPHQFSGGQRQRISIARALAPDPAILVADEPVSALDVSVRAQVLNLIDEVVDGFDLTLIFVSHDLSVVRHTCDRIAVMQHGEVVEVAPTEELFAAPEHPYTRSLLAAVPDLRSALAGRTTEDLAAGVRARDSS from the coding sequence ATGGCTGAGGAGACGCGGGGTCCCGGACCGCGGGCTGCGGCGCCGGCGGTCGAGCTCCGCGGGGTCGACCGGCAGTACCGGCGACCCCGGACGTCTTTGCGCGAGTCGCCGCCCGTCGTGCACGCGGTGCGGGACGTCTCGCTCAGCATCGAGCGGGGCGAACGCTTCGGGATCGTCGGCGAGTCCGGGTCGGGCAAGTCGACCCTGCTGCGGCTGATCTGCGGGCTGGACCAGCCCACCGCCGGGGAGATCTACGTCGAGGGCCGGCCCGTCCATGACCAGCCCGGGCGTCGGCTGGGCTGGCTCCGCCAGACGGTGCAGCTGGTCTTCCAGGACCCGATGAGCAGCCTCGACCCGCGGATGCGGGTGGGGGAGATCGTCGCGGAACCGCTGGTGGCCCAGGGCCGCCGGGAAGGCTCCGCCGCGCGCGTCGCCGAGCTGCTGGAGCGGGTCGGGCTGTCGGCGGACATGGTCGACCGCTACCCGCACCAGTTCTCCGGTGGCCAGCGCCAGCGGATCTCGATCGCCCGCGCCCTCGCCCCCGACCCGGCGATCCTCGTCGCGGACGAGCCGGTCTCCGCGCTGGACGTGTCGGTCCGCGCCCAGGTGCTCAACCTCATCGACGAGGTGGTCGACGGCTTCGACCTCACCCTGATCTTCGTCTCCCACGACCTGTCGGTGGTGCGCCACACCTGCGACCGGATCGCCGTGATGCAGCACGGCGAGGTGGTCGAGGTCGCCCCCACCGAGGAGCTCTTCGCCGCGCCGGAGCACCCATACACCCGCTCCCTCCTGGCCGCCGTCCCCGACCTGCGCAGCGCGCTGGCCGGACGGACCACGGAGGACCTGGCGGCAGGAGTCCGGGCGCGCGACTCCTCGTAG
- a CDS encoding glycosyltransferase family 4 protein → MRTTLVVPDRDSAAPSGGDVYDARVAAHWPDDLRVCRAPGAWPRPADADRASLARLLAGLGRGPVLIDGLVGSAVPELIEASAQVRVTGVLVHSTLSAGSGAQGAVAEELDALEHRALRAADLVATTSAWSASDLRAHYGIEEVVVARPGVDPALVAPGSSEPGGGSTPHLLTLGALTPVKNHAALLAALARLRDLRWTLTVAGPAPDHAFAERLSGTAHDLGLEERITWSGPLDGAALDEAWARTDLLVHPSRSETWGMVVSEAHARGIPAVVNRGTGAEEALTWRGGSPGAAVDVDDPDQLTEVLREWLADEATRTAWRSDALRRRDVLPGWGETAQVLHDALARLVPPAGN, encoded by the coding sequence GTGAGGACCACCCTCGTCGTCCCCGACCGCGACTCCGCCGCCCCGAGCGGCGGGGACGTCTACGACGCGCGGGTGGCCGCCCACTGGCCGGACGACCTGCGGGTATGCCGTGCCCCCGGTGCCTGGCCCCGCCCCGCCGACGCGGACCGGGCCAGCCTGGCCCGCCTGCTCGCGGGGCTGGGCAGGGGGCCGGTCCTCATCGACGGCCTGGTGGGGAGCGCGGTGCCGGAGCTCATCGAGGCGAGCGCCCAGGTGCGCGTCACCGGCGTCCTGGTGCACTCCACGCTCTCGGCGGGGTCGGGCGCGCAGGGTGCGGTGGCGGAGGAGCTGGACGCTCTGGAGCACCGGGCTCTGCGGGCCGCCGACCTGGTGGCGACGACCAGCGCATGGTCGGCCAGCGATCTTCGTGCGCACTACGGGATCGAGGAGGTCGTCGTCGCCCGGCCGGGGGTGGACCCGGCCCTCGTCGCACCAGGCAGCAGTGAACCGGGCGGTGGGTCGACCCCACACCTGCTGACCCTGGGTGCCCTCACCCCGGTGAAGAACCACGCGGCACTCCTGGCGGCGCTCGCGAGACTTCGGGACCTCAGGTGGACGTTGACCGTCGCCGGTCCCGCGCCCGACCACGCCTTCGCGGAACGACTGAGCGGCACCGCGCACGACCTCGGTCTGGAGGAGCGAATCACCTGGTCCGGCCCCCTTGACGGCGCTGCGCTCGACGAGGCCTGGGCCCGGACGGATCTGCTCGTGCACCCGTCCCGCAGCGAGACGTGGGGGATGGTCGTCAGCGAGGCGCACGCACGCGGCATACCGGCGGTCGTGAACCGGGGGACGGGGGCCGAGGAGGCGCTGACCTGGCGTGGTGGGAGCCCGGGCGCCGCCGTCGATGTGGACGACCCCGACCAGCTCACCGAGGTGCTGCGGGAGTGGCTCGCCGACGAGGCGACCCGGACCGCATGGCGCTCCGACGCGCTGAGGCGGCGGGACGTGCTACCGGGGTGGGGGGAGACGGCGCAGGTGCTGCACGATGCCCTCGCCCGCCTGGTTCCGCCCGCTGGGAACTGA
- a CDS encoding DUF421 domain-containing protein gives MDEVLRTIAVYLILLVVFRLTGKRTLAQATSFDLVIVLVVGEATAQALLGEDFSVRRAAIVIVTLVLLQRGSDYLAWRSKTFDRITEGAPSLLISDGDVLAKELATHKLRESDIMEAARDKHGLERMDQIKWAVLEKSGDITVVPREEEASDAGVKSV, from the coding sequence ATGGACGAGGTGCTCCGCACCATCGCGGTCTATCTGATCCTGCTGGTCGTCTTCCGCCTCACCGGCAAGCGCACGCTGGCCCAGGCGACCAGTTTTGATCTCGTCATCGTGCTGGTCGTCGGTGAGGCGACCGCCCAGGCACTGCTCGGCGAGGACTTCTCGGTGAGGCGGGCCGCGATCGTCATCGTCACGCTGGTGCTCCTCCAGCGCGGCAGCGACTACCTGGCGTGGAGGTCCAAGACCTTCGACCGGATCACCGAGGGCGCGCCGTCCCTGCTCATCTCCGACGGGGACGTGCTGGCCAAGGAGCTGGCCACCCACAAGCTGCGCGAGAGCGACATCATGGAGGCCGCCCGGGACAAGCACGGCCTGGAGCGGATGGACCAGATCAAGTGGGCGGTGCTGGAGAAGTCCGGCGACATCACCGTGGTGCCGCGCGAGGAGGAGGCATCCGACGCAGGTGTGAAATCGGTGTGA
- a CDS encoding zinc-dependent alcohol dehydrogenase: protein MQARAYWTVGPGTGEIRTQPLAPPGPGEALVRAVVSGVSRGTELLVHRGEVPPEVADQVAGPFEEGELPGPVKHGYLSVGVVEDGEPEWVGRRVFCLHPHQDRYVVPVTALTALPDDVPDERAVLLGTLETAVNALWDGRPLYGDRVAVVGAGMVGASVTALLGQLPLNRLELVETDPARRALAGELGATGVAPEHASRDCDVVFHASATQAGLQTALGLLGREGEVVELSWYGTTPVTVALGTTFHTQRLAIRASQVSRVSPHRPARDYADRMQVALRAARNPALDHLLAGPTPFEELPGLMRRLAAGEPGLCHLVRYPDATDQTDEAHQADAPD, encoded by the coding sequence ATGCAGGCACGCGCGTACTGGACCGTCGGCCCCGGCACCGGCGAGATCCGCACCCAGCCGCTCGCCCCGCCCGGCCCCGGCGAGGCCCTCGTGCGCGCCGTCGTCTCCGGGGTCAGCCGCGGTACCGAGCTGCTCGTGCACCGCGGCGAGGTGCCCCCGGAGGTGGCCGACCAGGTCGCGGGACCGTTCGAGGAGGGCGAGCTGCCCGGCCCGGTCAAGCACGGCTACCTCTCCGTCGGCGTCGTCGAGGACGGCGAGCCGGAGTGGGTGGGCCGCCGCGTCTTCTGCCTGCACCCCCACCAGGACCGGTATGTCGTGCCCGTCACCGCGCTCACCGCCCTCCCCGACGACGTCCCCGACGAGCGGGCCGTGCTGCTCGGCACGCTCGAGACCGCGGTCAACGCGCTCTGGGACGGCCGGCCGCTCTACGGCGACCGGGTCGCCGTCGTCGGTGCCGGCATGGTCGGCGCCAGCGTCACCGCGCTGCTCGGGCAGCTCCCGCTCAACCGCCTGGAGCTGGTCGAGACCGACCCCGCCCGGCGAGCCCTGGCGGGGGAGCTGGGCGCCACGGGGGTCGCACCCGAGCACGCCAGCCGTGACTGCGACGTGGTCTTCCACGCCTCCGCCACCCAGGCCGGACTGCAGACCGCGCTGGGGCTGCTGGGCCGGGAGGGGGAGGTCGTCGAGCTGTCCTGGTACGGCACCACCCCCGTCACCGTCGCGCTCGGCACCACCTTCCACACGCAACGGCTGGCGATCCGCGCCAGCCAGGTGAGCAGGGTCAGCCCGCACCGCCCCGCCCGCGACTACGCCGACCGCATGCAGGTCGCGCTCCGCGCCGCCCGCAACCCCGCCCTCGACCACCTGCTCGCCGGGCCCACACCGTTCGAGGAGCTCCCCGGCCTCATGCGGCGGCTGGCGGCGGGGGAGCCGGGGCTGTGCCACCTCGTCCGCTACCCCGACGCGACCGACCAGACTGACGAGGCCCACCAGGCTGACGCGCCTGACTGA
- a CDS encoding ABC transporter ATP-binding protein, with amino-acid sequence MTTVSTSPTAERADAPPVLEVSGLDVGTPHTPLLHDVTFTIRRGERVGLIGESGSGKSLTALAVMGLLGEGLHAEGDVRLCGRTPATRNLLTVGEREMAKLRGDAMSMVFQEPMTALNPTMRVGAQVAEVMTIHGTRSRTEARQRAVELLDQVGLPEPAHIFRAYPHELSGGQRQRVVLAIALANDPALLICDEPTTALDVTVQATVLDLVVRGVQARDAAMLFITHDLAVVATVCERVLVMYGGRIVEAGPVAQIFTDPRHRYTQGLIAASDLSCADGARHARAALPTIPGTVPPAGGFPEGCVFRTRCTHATEVCRTRPPWTPRGHHPAGETASGYACFHPAGVDDG; translated from the coding sequence GTGACCACGGTGAGCACCTCGCCGACCGCCGAGCGAGCAGACGCCCCGCCCGTGCTGGAGGTGAGCGGGCTGGACGTCGGCACGCCGCATACCCCTCTGCTGCACGACGTGACCTTCACGATCCGGCGCGGCGAACGGGTCGGGCTGATCGGTGAGTCCGGGTCCGGCAAGTCGTTGACCGCGCTGGCGGTCATGGGGCTGCTGGGGGAGGGCCTGCACGCCGAGGGCGACGTGCGGCTGTGCGGGCGCACCCCCGCCACGCGCAACCTGCTCACGGTCGGCGAGCGGGAGATGGCCAAGCTGCGCGGCGACGCGATGTCGATGGTCTTCCAGGAGCCGATGACCGCGCTCAACCCCACGATGCGGGTCGGGGCCCAGGTCGCCGAGGTGATGACCATCCACGGCACGCGCTCGCGGACCGAGGCCCGGCAGCGGGCGGTCGAGCTGCTCGACCAGGTCGGTCTGCCCGAACCCGCCCACATCTTTCGCGCCTACCCGCACGAGCTGTCCGGTGGTCAGCGCCAGCGGGTCGTGCTCGCCATCGCCCTCGCCAACGACCCGGCGCTGCTCATCTGCGACGAGCCGACGACCGCGCTCGACGTCACCGTGCAGGCCACCGTGCTCGACCTCGTCGTGCGCGGGGTGCAGGCGCGCGACGCGGCGATGCTCTTCATCACCCACGACCTGGCGGTGGTGGCCACGGTCTGCGAGCGGGTGCTCGTGATGTACGGCGGCCGCATCGTCGAGGCCGGTCCCGTCGCGCAGATCTTCACCGACCCGCGGCACCGCTACACCCAGGGCCTGATCGCGGCGAGCGACCTCTCCTGCGCCGACGGAGCCCGCCACGCCCGGGCCGCCCTGCCCACCATCCCGGGGACCGTGCCGCCGGCGGGCGGCTTCCCCGAAGGGTGCGTCTTCCGCACCCGCTGCACCCACGCCACCGAGGTATGCCGTACCCGCCCGCCCTGGACTCCTCGCGGTCACCACCCGGCCGGGGAGACCGCGTCGGGGTACGCCTGCTTCCACCCGGCGGGGGTCGACGATGGCTGA
- a CDS encoding flavin reductase family protein: MAAPVTVVTTLLDGRPYGTTVSAFSSLSMDPPLVLVSLDNTSDLLAAVRQTRRMGINVLQKDQCQLALNFARKGESKFADVGWSDAQASPRLLDVKAFMCCEVVDIVAGGDHSILLGAVEAGEVLPGEPLTYFERSFGTHLATAV; this comes from the coding sequence GTGGCCGCACCGGTCACCGTGGTGACAACGCTCCTCGACGGTCGGCCGTACGGGACGACCGTGAGCGCCTTCTCGTCCTTGTCCATGGACCCGCCGCTGGTCCTCGTGTCGCTGGACAACACCTCCGACCTGCTCGCCGCGGTGAGACAGACCCGCCGCATGGGGATCAACGTGCTGCAGAAGGACCAGTGCCAGCTCGCCCTGAACTTCGCCAGGAAAGGGGAGTCCAAGTTCGCTGACGTCGGCTGGTCCGACGCGCAGGCGAGCCCGCGCCTGCTGGACGTCAAGGCCTTCATGTGCTGCGAGGTCGTGGACATCGTGGCGGGCGGCGACCACAGCATCCTGCTCGGGGCCGTCGAGGCAGGCGAGGTGCTGCCCGGCGAACCACTGACGTACTTCGAGCGGTCCTTCGGCACGCACCTCGCCACGGCGGTCTGA
- a CDS encoding class I SAM-dependent methyltransferase translates to MTSASPGGVDEGATSLGSGDDATVPAQDVLDAAILSYYADHVDEDTRITTRSVGDARDLCHDDGSLDAVLLLGPLYHLISRQHRLRALAEARRVLVPGGLLFAQGIGRLTAFAEAATRSGFEALGTADLHILRTGEWASTAGGFPGGHFHTVAELRAEVEEAGFEEVEVHGVEGPHVGALERSPTTPSCRNLPPGLRPVGRRPDHKRRRGPRTDRRPP, encoded by the coding sequence ATGACGTCCGCCTCACCCGGAGGCGTTGACGAGGGCGCGACCTCGCTCGGGAGCGGCGACGACGCCACCGTGCCGGCCCAGGATGTGCTGGACGCGGCGATCCTGTCCTACTACGCCGACCACGTCGACGAGGACACCAGGATCACGACCCGTTCCGTCGGTGATGCGCGCGACCTGTGCCATGACGACGGGTCCCTCGACGCGGTGCTCCTGCTCGGCCCGCTGTACCACCTGATCAGCAGGCAGCACCGCCTGCGGGCGCTCGCGGAGGCGCGACGGGTCCTGGTCCCTGGCGGACTGCTCTTCGCCCAGGGCATCGGCCGGCTGACCGCCTTCGCCGAGGCCGCGACGAGGAGCGGCTTCGAGGCCCTCGGCACCGCCGACCTGCACATCCTGCGGACCGGGGAGTGGGCCAGCACCGCGGGCGGCTTCCCCGGCGGGCACTTCCACACCGTGGCCGAGCTGCGCGCCGAGGTGGAGGAGGCCGGCTTCGAGGAAGTCGAGGTGCACGGGGTCGAGGGGCCCCACGTCGGTGCGCTGGAGCGGTCGCCGACGACCCCGAGCTGCAGGAACTTGCCACCGGGTCTCCGACCGGTTGGACGCCGTCCTGACCACAAGCGCAGGCGAGGACCCCGCACGGATCGCCGCCCACCGTGA
- a CDS encoding 6-pyruvoyl trahydropterin synthase family protein, with the protein MFTLTVRDHVMVAHSLPDPFFGPAQGLHGATYVVETTWERPELDEHNVVVDIGAATESLAEILGRLRYRNLDEVPELAGQVTTTEFLCRWIADELAVSVDTEGLTALTVTLREHPDAWASYRRELGTTA; encoded by the coding sequence ATGTTCACCCTCACCGTCCGCGACCACGTCATGGTGGCCCACTCCCTGCCCGACCCGTTCTTCGGACCGGCGCAGGGGCTGCACGGCGCGACCTACGTCGTGGAGACCACCTGGGAGCGGCCCGAGCTCGACGAGCACAACGTCGTCGTCGACATCGGGGCGGCCACCGAGTCCCTCGCCGAGATCCTCGGCCGGCTGCGCTACCGCAACCTCGACGAGGTCCCCGAGCTCGCCGGTCAGGTGACCACCACGGAGTTCCTCTGCCGCTGGATCGCCGACGAGCTCGCCGTGTCGGTCGACACCGAGGGCCTCACCGCGCTGACCGTCACCCTGCGTGAGCACCCGGACGCCTGGGCCTCCTACCGGCGGGAGCTCGGCACCACCGCGTGA
- a CDS encoding epoxide hydrolase family protein produces MTSFELHVPDREIADLRERLARTRWPDQPHGEPWAYGSDLRYVQDLASYWGQEFDWREQEAALNAFPQDRIEVHGIPLHFLHVPGQGPDPLPLLISHGWPGSVFEFLQVIPRLTDPARFGGDPADAFTVVAPSLPGYGLSFRPGQPRMGIRQITACLADLMVDVLGYRRFGAQGGDWGAYVAATLGTEYEAHLIGLHLNFLPPLVRQPTAPPAPTAEGAAFRERYREWQREESGYATLQGTKPQTLAFALTDSPVGLAAWIVEKMRAWSDHDGNVEDAIGRDVMLANISLYWFTRAIGSSFWPYYAERHGDRPPGESSRPVSVPVGYAEFPAEILRPPRSVAELSYRDIRRWTTMPRGGHFAALEQPAALAAEVAAFFRPLR; encoded by the coding sequence GTGACCTCGTTTGAGCTGCACGTTCCGGACCGGGAGATCGCTGACCTGCGTGAGCGGCTAGCCAGGACGCGCTGGCCGGACCAGCCGCATGGCGAGCCGTGGGCCTATGGCTCCGACCTGCGCTACGTGCAGGACCTGGCGAGCTACTGGGGCCAGGAGTTCGACTGGCGCGAGCAGGAGGCGGCTCTCAACGCGTTCCCCCAGGATCGGATCGAGGTGCACGGCATACCCCTGCACTTCCTGCACGTGCCGGGGCAGGGGCCTGATCCGTTACCGCTGCTGATCAGTCACGGCTGGCCGGGCTCGGTGTTCGAGTTCCTCCAGGTCATCCCTCGGCTGACGGACCCCGCCCGGTTCGGTGGTGACCCGGCCGATGCCTTCACCGTGGTGGCACCGTCGCTGCCGGGCTACGGCCTCTCCTTCCGGCCGGGTCAGCCCAGGATGGGGATCAGGCAGATCACCGCCTGCCTCGCGGACCTGATGGTCGACGTTCTGGGCTACCGGCGTTTCGGCGCCCAGGGTGGTGACTGGGGCGCCTACGTCGCGGCCACCCTCGGAACGGAGTACGAGGCCCACCTCATCGGTCTCCATCTCAACTTCCTGCCACCGCTCGTCCGCCAGCCGACGGCTCCTCCTGCCCCCACCGCCGAGGGAGCAGCCTTCCGGGAGCGCTACCGGGAGTGGCAGCGAGAAGAATCTGGGTACGCGACCCTACAGGGGACCAAGCCGCAGACGCTCGCGTTCGCCCTGACGGACAGTCCGGTCGGCCTGGCTGCGTGGATCGTGGAGAAGATGCGCGCCTGGTCCGATCACGACGGCAACGTCGAGGACGCTATCGGCCGCGACGTGATGCTCGCGAACATCTCCCTCTACTGGTTCACCAGAGCTATCGGGTCGTCCTTCTGGCCCTACTACGCGGAGCGGCACGGTGACCGGCCACCGGGGGAGTCGTCGCGGCCGGTGAGCGTCCCGGTCGGCTACGCCGAGTTCCCGGCAGAGATCCTGCGCCCGCCGCGCAGCGTGGCAGAACTGAGCTATCGGGACATCCGTCGCTGGACCACGATGCCGCGCGGAGGTCACTTCGCCGCTCTCGAGCAGCCTGCGGCCCTCGCCGCGGAGGTCGCCGCGTTCTTCCGACCTCTCCGCTGA
- a CDS encoding AMP-binding protein produces the protein MAAPATTFRAARDQLLSMYGDPDRARAEFRYPDVGGRWNWAVDWFDTFARGNQQPGLIVVEEDGTDNTLTFAQIATRSDQVATFLSQQGVSRGDSVIVMLGNQVELWDTMLGIMKIGAVIMPTTTAVGPTDLRDRIARGGARAVVANAADTGKFEEVPGTYLRLSVGAAPGWTDLSAAYSLQVPADGLEHPGTAPADRMLLYFTSGTTNRPKLVEHTHASYPVGHLSTMAWLGVRPGDVHLNISSPGWAKHAWSCFFAPWIAEATILVYNYARFDAKALLQVLRAHRVTTFCAPPTVWRMLINADLSGGPGALREVIGAGEPLNPEVIAQVQRQWGLTLRDGYGQTETTAQVGNMPGDPVKPGSMGRPLPGIPSVLVDVQTGEVLDGPGEGELCLDLSASPLALMTGYQGDDARNEAAMAGGYYHTGDVAARDANGLITYVGRTDDVFKASDYKISPFELESVLIEHPAVAEAAVVPAPDEVRLAVPKAYVALSPGHEPTQETALSILRHAREQLAPWQRVRRIEFYELPKTISGKIRRVELRAREQELATGTGHASGTLGSRENLEYRDSDFPELRSPS, from the coding sequence ATGGCCGCGCCGGCCACCACATTCCGCGCCGCCCGTGACCAGCTCCTGTCCATGTACGGGGATCCTGACCGCGCCCGGGCGGAGTTCCGCTACCCCGACGTCGGAGGGCGCTGGAACTGGGCCGTCGACTGGTTCGACACCTTCGCCCGCGGCAACCAGCAGCCTGGCCTCATCGTGGTCGAGGAGGACGGGACGGACAACACGCTGACCTTCGCGCAGATCGCGACACGCTCGGACCAGGTCGCCACCTTCCTCAGCCAGCAGGGGGTCTCGCGGGGCGACAGCGTCATCGTCATGCTGGGCAACCAGGTCGAGCTGTGGGACACGATGCTGGGAATCATGAAGATCGGCGCGGTCATCATGCCCACGACCACGGCCGTCGGCCCGACCGACCTGCGCGACCGCATCGCCCGCGGGGGTGCGCGCGCGGTGGTCGCGAACGCCGCCGATACCGGCAAGTTCGAGGAGGTGCCGGGCACCTACCTGCGGCTCAGCGTCGGGGCCGCGCCCGGCTGGACCGACCTCTCCGCTGCCTACTCCTTGCAGGTCCCGGCCGACGGGCTGGAGCATCCGGGAACCGCGCCGGCGGACCGCATGCTGCTCTACTTCACCTCCGGCACCACCAACCGCCCCAAGCTGGTGGAGCACACGCACGCGTCGTACCCGGTCGGCCACCTGTCGACCATGGCCTGGCTCGGCGTGCGCCCTGGGGACGTCCACCTCAACATCTCCTCGCCAGGCTGGGCCAAGCATGCGTGGTCGTGCTTCTTCGCGCCGTGGATAGCCGAGGCGACCATCCTGGTCTACAACTACGCCCGGTTCGACGCCAAGGCGCTGCTGCAGGTGCTGAGGGCGCACAGGGTGACGACCTTCTGCGCCCCGCCGACCGTCTGGCGGATGCTGATCAACGCCGACCTGTCTGGCGGTCCCGGCGCACTGCGAGAGGTGATCGGCGCCGGCGAACCGCTCAACCCGGAGGTGATCGCCCAGGTCCAGCGGCAGTGGGGGTTGACTCTGCGCGACGGTTACGGCCAGACCGAGACGACCGCGCAGGTCGGCAACATGCCCGGCGATCCGGTGAAGCCTGGCTCGATGGGTCGCCCGCTCCCCGGCATACCGTCCGTGCTCGTCGACGTCCAGACCGGGGAGGTGCTCGACGGACCCGGAGAGGGTGAGTTGTGCCTGGACCTCTCCGCCTCCCCGCTGGCCCTGATGACCGGTTACCAGGGTGACGACGCCCGCAACGAGGCAGCGATGGCGGGCGGCTACTACCACACCGGCGACGTGGCGGCGCGGGACGCCAACGGCCTGATCACCTACGTGGGACGCACCGACGACGTCTTCAAGGCCAGCGACTACAAGATCAGTCCCTTCGAGCTGGAGTCGGTGCTGATCGAGCATCCTGCGGTCGCCGAGGCGGCCGTCGTTCCCGCCCCGGACGAGGTGCGCCTGGCGGTCCCCAAGGCCTACGTGGCCCTGTCCCCGGGTCACGAACCTACCCAGGAGACCGCACTGTCCATCCTTCGGCACGCCCGTGAGCAGCTGGCACCCTGGCAGCGCGTGCGCCGGATCGAGTTCTACGAGCTGCCCAAGACGATCTCGGGAAAGATCCGGCGCGTCGAGCTGCGGGCCCGGGAGCAGGAACTGGCCACCGGGACGGGTCACGCCAGCGGCACCCTCGGGAGTCGCGAGAATCTCGAGTACCGGGACAGCGACTTCCCGGAGCTGCGCTCGCCGTCATGA
- a CDS encoding P1 family peptidase, which yields MDTWNAGPRNDLADVTGLAVGHHQRTGDGWLTGTTVVLAPPEGAVGGVDVRGGGPGTRETDLLDPRNMVERVHAVTLTGGSAFGLASADGVMRHLYAEGRGFPMGGPGQVVPIVPGAVVFDLGRGGDFGTFPGADFGEAACAAALQAQAADEHPALAQGSVGAGTGTQTGGLRGGVGSASVVIGGAVTVAALVVVNAAGSAVDPATGEMWGARHLLEADVHGIPGWPDGTLPGRPHPEDLEASRRAAAEANAAGAMPRTLATTIGVVATDATLTKAQCARLAGSGHDGMARAVSPIHTMFDGDTLFGLSTAQSTAPDPATFHQMLHAVGEVVTRAIVRAMLGAESVTTPAGTWRSYRDAFPSAAR from the coding sequence ATGGACACGTGGAACGCAGGCCCGCGCAACGACCTCGCCGACGTCACCGGACTGGCCGTCGGCCACCACCAGCGCACCGGCGACGGGTGGCTCACCGGCACCACCGTCGTGCTCGCACCACCCGAGGGTGCGGTCGGGGGAGTCGACGTGCGCGGCGGGGGGCCGGGCACGCGCGAGACCGACCTGCTTGACCCGCGCAACATGGTCGAGCGCGTCCACGCCGTCACCCTCACCGGCGGCTCCGCGTTCGGCCTGGCCAGCGCCGACGGGGTGATGCGCCACCTGTATGCCGAGGGGCGCGGTTTCCCCATGGGTGGACCCGGCCAGGTGGTCCCGATCGTGCCCGGCGCCGTCGTCTTCGACCTGGGGCGCGGCGGGGACTTCGGCACCTTCCCCGGCGCCGACTTCGGGGAGGCCGCCTGTGCCGCCGCCCTGCAGGCCCAGGCAGCCGACGAGCACCCGGCGCTGGCGCAGGGCTCGGTCGGAGCCGGCACCGGCACCCAGACCGGCGGGCTGCGCGGCGGTGTCGGCTCGGCAAGCGTCGTGATCGGCGGCGCGGTCACCGTCGCCGCCCTGGTCGTCGTCAACGCCGCCGGGTCCGCGGTCGACCCCGCGACCGGTGAGATGTGGGGCGCACGGCACCTGCTGGAGGCTGACGTCCACGGCATACCGGGCTGGCCGGACGGCACCCTGCCCGGTCGACCGCACCCCGAGGACCTGGAGGCCTCGCGCCGGGCCGCCGCCGAGGCGAATGCCGCCGGCGCCATGCCCCGCACCCTCGCCACGACCATCGGCGTCGTCGCGACCGACGCGACCCTGACCAAGGCCCAGTGCGCCCGGCTGGCGGGCTCAGGGCACGACGGGATGGCACGGGCAGTCAGCCCGATCCACACGATGTTCGACGGGGACACCCTCTTCGGCCTGTCCACCGCGCAGAGCACGGCGCCGGACCCAGCCACCTTCCACCAGATGCTGCACGCCGTCGGCGAGGTCGTCACCCGGGCGATCGTGCGGGCCATGCTCGGCGCCGAGAGCGTCACGACACCGGCCGGGACCTGGCGCTCCTACCGCGACGCCTTCCCCAGCGCAGCGCGCTGA